In the Festucalex cinctus isolate MCC-2025b chromosome 10, RoL_Fcin_1.0, whole genome shotgun sequence genome, one interval contains:
- the slc10a4 gene encoding sodium/bile acid cotransporter 4 — MANSSAPAGGLELTVGSPPSESPAGAAADVLRLVPAFWDSPLSHGINVFVGLVLCFTMLGLGCTVDVSQLGEHIRRPVGVLLAVVCQFVIMPLVAFLLALAFSLDDVAAMAVLLCGCCPGGNLSNIMSLLVHGEMNLSIIMTISSTLLALVLMPLCLWIYSRAWINTPVVDLMPFGAIILTLCSTLIPIGLGVMLRYRYTRVADTVLKASLWSLLITLVLLFILTAAMLGPELLSAIPPSVYAVALLMPMCGYAAGYGLAVLFHLPPNSRRAVSLETGCQNVQLCTAILKLAFPPQLMGGMYMFPLLYALFQAAEAGVFILAYRTYRKRVLGKEEPPVRRDGEDTDITYQRFRDDDDDDFDASYGAVTVSDPNSIMLDPCPPDPTPV, encoded by the exons ATGGCCAACTCCAGCGCACCGGCCGGCGGCTTGGAGCTGACGGTGGGCTCGCCCCCGTCCGAGTCCCCCGCCGGCGCCGCCGCCGACGTCCTCCGCCTGGTTCCCGCCTTCTGGGACTCCCCGCTGAGCCACGGCATCAACGTGTTCGTGGGTCTGGTGTTGTGCTTCACCATGCTGGGGCTGGGCTGCACGGTGGACGTGAGCCAGCTGGGCGAGCACATCCGGCGGCCGGTCGGCGTCCTGCTGGCCGTCGTGTGCCAGTTCGTCATCATGCCCCTGGTCGCCTTCCTGCTGGCGCTCGCCTTCTCCCTGGACGACGTGGCCGCCATGGCCGTGCTGCTGTGCGGATGCTGCCCCGGGGGGAACTTGTCCAACATCATGTCGCTGCTGGTGCACGGGGAGATGAACCTCAG CATCATCATGACCATCTCGTCGACGCTGCTGGCGCTGGTGCTGATGCCGCTGTGCCTGTGGATCTACAGCCGCGCGTGGATCAACACGCCCGTGGTCGACCTCATGCCCTTCGGCGCCATCATCCTGACGCTGTGCAGCACGCTCATCCCCATCGGCCTCGGCGTCATGCTACGCTACCGCTACACGCGCGTGGCCGACACCGTCTTGAAG GCGTCGCTGTGGTCTCTGCTCATCACGCTGGTGCTGCTCTTCATCCTGACGGCGGCCATGCTGGGCCCCGAGCTGCTGTCGGCCATCCCGCCGTCCGTGTACGCGGTGGCCCTGCTGATGCCCATGTGCGGCTACGCGGCGGGCTACGGCCTGGCCGTGCTGTTCCACCTGCCGCCCAACAGCCGGCGCGCCGTCTCGCTGGAGACGGGCTGCCAGAACGTGCAGCTGTGCACCGCCATCCTCAAGCTGGCCTTCCCGCCGCAGCTGATGGGCGGCATGTACATGTTCCCGCTGCTCTACGCGCTCTTCCAGGCGGCCGAGGCGGGCGTCTTCATCCTGGCGTACCGCACGTACCGCAAGCGGGTGCTGGGCAAGGAGGAGCCGCCGGTGCGGCGGGACGGCGAAGACACGGACATCACGTACCAGCGCTTccgggacgacgacgacgacgactttGACGCGTCGTACGGGGCGGTGACGGTGAGCGACCCCAACAGTATCATGCTGGACCCCTGCCCGCCGGACCCGACTCCTGTGTGA
- the zar1 gene encoding zygote arrest protein 1, with amino-acid sequence MATYCDEPVDRYFYTSYSHNPYAGRYRPKEAPWKYKSSYLPHYGDASEAFNNQQRAQLKSILSQVNPKLTPRLRKANTKDVAVQVNPKRDVSVQCSLGPRTLVAMKRDFRRKKASETSGDAGSPKTVVRYPRTLALYSPVAYRNITCFVAEDKESPLGEAVEAKRGEEVEAATGVADEVEVAEEEEDEEEEEVEVEVVVEEKTGGEEEQAKLLKSEEQPKSDDTGTAGEDASKGKARVRFQFLEQKYGYYHCRECNLRWESAYVWCVQGTNKVYFKQYCRKCQKEFNPYRVEDITCHTCNKARCCCALTQRHVDPKRPHRQDLCGRCKGKRLSCDSTFSFKYII; translated from the exons atggcaacatATTGTGACGAGCCAGTCGATCGATATTTCTATACATCGTACAGCCACAACCCTTACGCGGGCAGATACCGGCCCAAGGAGGCTCCGTGGAAGTACAAAAGTAGTTACCTGCCCCACTATGGCGACGCCTCTGAGGCCTTCAATAACCAGCAGCGAGCCCAGCTCAAGTCCATCCTGTCCCAGGTCAACCCCAAGCTCACGCCGAGGCTCCGAAAGGCGAACACCAAGGACGTGGCCGTACAGGTCAACCCCAAGCGGGATGTCTCGGTGCAGTGCTCCCTCGGGCCGCGCACCCTCGTCGCCATGAAGCGAGACTTCCGGCGCAAGAAGGCCTCCGAGACGTCCGGTGACGCGGGAAGCCCCAAGACTGTTGTGCGTTACCCGCGGACACTGGCGCTCTACTCCCCCGTCGCCTACCGGAACATCACCTGCTTCGTGGCGGAGGACAAGGAGTCGCCGCTTGGGGAGGCTGTCGAGGCGAAGCGTGGTGAGGAGGTCGAGGCCGCTACCGGGGTCGCCGACGAGGTTGAAGTggcggaggaggaagaggatgaagaggaagaggaggtggaggtggaggTGGTGGTGGAAGAGAAGACAGGCGGGGAGGAGGAGCAGGCCAAACTGCTGAAGTCTGAAGAGCAACCGAAGAGCGACGACACCGGAACCGCCGGAGAGGACGCTTCAAAGGGGAAAGCCAGAGTTCGTTTCCAG tttctggAGCAGAAGTACGGCTATTACCACTGCAGAGAGTGCAATCTGAGATGGGAGAGTGCCTATGTGTGGTGCGTTCAGGGCACCAACAAG GTTTACTTCAAACAATACTGCAGGAAATGCCAAAAGGAGTTTAACCCGTACCGTGTGGAGGACATCACATGTCAT ACTTGCAACAAAGCCCGCTGCTGCTGTGCTTTAACTCAACGCCACGTGGACCCCAAGCGTCCGCACAGGCAGGATTTATGTGGCCGCTGCAAAGGCAAGCGGCTCTCGTGCGACAGCACCTTCAGTTTCAAGTACATCATCTGA